The Bacteroides acidifaciens genome includes a region encoding these proteins:
- a CDS encoding SusC/RagA family TonB-linked outer membrane protein has product MKGIRKDEWLLSILFMFLLPSHLFSQAASMPEEQPTEIQETQGDDDRKIKGIIYDEQGETIIGASVLIKGEETGTTSDMDGKFTLEAPLGATLVISYIGYHPQEIKVRKRTTLNIILKEDNQLLDEVVVVGYGTVKKSDLTGSVSGVSTRQFKNQPVKRVENILQGRTPGVEVTATSGVPGAGMKVRVRGTTSINKSSDPLYVIDGIISSSGLDGINPSDIQSMEVLKDASSTAIYGSRGSNGVILITTKGGTEGKASITFDASVGLSAVRKQYDLLNAYEYATALNDIRGSSTIPAGDLEAYKNGTKGINWTDLITHTGVTQDYRLSISGGNAKVKYLVSGNVLDQEAVTIGTDYKRYGIRANIDADVKPWLTISAKMNASSLHKHNNGANWFHITNFSPTMEMKDAETGVYNRDPYNIANGSNPYGELMVNYSDSYSYNLNANLTLLFKIMKGLTLSVQGGYDYDHSPSYSFKSKLEAPGAINSMSNTSNTHNYWQNTNNLTWQRQFGDHSVTAMAVWEISRSWDTGLQATGSNLNNESVGYWNIANAAIRNASNSYTEASLASGIIRANYDYKKRYFITAALRADGSSKFQGNNKWGYFPSAAVAWDIAKEGFMSDQHVLEQLKLRGSFGVTGNQDIAAYSTLGMLSSAAYGWGTSTAFTGYWGNQFPTPGITWEKTYQYDLGVDLSLGGFNITFDWFKKMTKDLLFQKQVPKYNGGGTYWVNQGELNNTGVEFSVNTFPVKGTVTWETSFNAAYVKNEVTDLAGSDFVLTANYSDLGGAMQIMKPGYPMGSFYVYQWKGFNDKGANLYQKADGSLTTSPTSGDLVVKGQASPKWTLGWNNTISWKNWTINVFFNAATGYNRLNISRYTTASMTGNSRFVTLRDAYFKGWDHVNNKAEATYPSLTNTDSKNYANSDFWLEDASFVKLKNISISYRIPRRVAKFASIQLSVSAQDLFTITRYKGMDPEVYTSYDGLDYGAYPIPRTITFGAKIRF; this is encoded by the coding sequence ATGAAAGGAATAAGAAAAGACGAATGGTTATTAAGTATTCTATTTATGTTTCTTTTACCATCTCATCTATTTTCGCAAGCTGCAAGTATGCCTGAAGAGCAACCGACGGAAATACAGGAAACCCAGGGAGATGATGACAGAAAAATAAAAGGAATCATTTATGATGAACAAGGAGAAACGATTATCGGAGCCTCTGTATTAATAAAAGGTGAAGAGACTGGAACCACCAGTGATATGGACGGTAAATTTACTTTGGAAGCTCCACTAGGAGCGACTCTTGTTATTTCTTACATCGGGTACCATCCGCAGGAAATAAAGGTAAGAAAAAGGACGACTCTCAATATCATACTGAAAGAAGACAATCAGTTGCTCGACGAAGTGGTAGTAGTAGGATACGGAACAGTTAAGAAAAGCGACTTGACGGGTTCCGTTTCGGGCGTATCGACCAGACAGTTCAAGAACCAGCCGGTGAAACGGGTGGAAAATATACTCCAAGGCCGCACGCCCGGTGTGGAAGTCACCGCAACAAGCGGTGTGCCGGGAGCGGGTATGAAGGTACGCGTACGGGGTACCACCTCTATCAATAAGAGCAGCGATCCTTTGTATGTGATAGACGGAATCATCTCTTCCAGTGGTCTGGACGGCATCAACCCCTCGGATATCCAGTCAATGGAAGTGCTGAAAGACGCTTCTTCTACCGCCATTTATGGTTCGCGGGGTTCAAACGGTGTCATTTTAATCACCACCAAAGGCGGCACTGAGGGAAAAGCCAGCATTACGTTTGACGCTTCCGTGGGGCTTTCTGCCGTAAGAAAACAATATGACTTACTGAACGCATACGAGTATGCAACGGCACTGAACGATATTCGTGGTTCGTCCACCATTCCCGCCGGAGACCTCGAAGCGTACAAGAACGGGACGAAAGGAATCAACTGGACTGACCTTATCACCCATACCGGCGTCACGCAGGATTACAGGTTAAGCATATCGGGCGGAAATGCCAAAGTGAAATATCTTGTTTCCGGAAATGTGTTGGATCAGGAAGCCGTCACAATCGGAACAGACTACAAACGTTACGGTATCCGGGCAAACATCGACGCAGACGTAAAACCGTGGCTGACAATATCGGCGAAGATGAATGCCAGCAGTCTGCACAAGCACAACAATGGCGCCAATTGGTTTCATATCACCAATTTCTCACCTACAATGGAAATGAAAGACGCGGAAACCGGCGTATATAACAGGGATCCGTACAACATCGCCAACGGTTCGAACCCATACGGAGAGTTGATGGTGAATTACAGCGACAGTTACAGCTATAACCTCAATGCAAACCTGACTCTTTTGTTCAAAATCATGAAAGGTCTTACCCTCTCAGTACAGGGCGGTTACGATTACGACCACAGTCCTTCTTATTCTTTCAAGTCGAAACTGGAAGCACCGGGTGCAATCAACAGCATGAGCAACACGAGCAATACGCACAACTACTGGCAAAACACCAACAACCTGACCTGGCAGAGGCAATTCGGTGACCATAGCGTCACAGCGATGGCTGTATGGGAAATAAGCCGTTCATGGGATACAGGCTTGCAGGCTACCGGCTCTAATCTGAACAACGAGAGCGTAGGCTACTGGAATATCGCCAATGCCGCCATAAGAAACGCGAGCAACTCGTACACCGAAGCATCCCTGGCTTCGGGAATCATACGTGCCAACTACGACTACAAGAAGCGGTATTTCATCACTGCCGCATTGAGAGCTGATGGTTCATCCAAATTTCAGGGAAACAACAAATGGGGCTATTTCCCATCCGCAGCAGTAGCCTGGGACATAGCCAAAGAGGGATTTATGAGCGACCAACACGTACTGGAACAACTAAAACTAAGAGGTAGTTTCGGTGTCACCGGTAATCAGGACATTGCCGCTTACAGCACATTAGGAATGTTGTCGAGTGCAGCTTATGGCTGGGGAACCTCCACCGCTTTCACCGGATATTGGGGCAACCAGTTCCCGACACCCGGCATCACCTGGGAAAAAACTTATCAGTATGACCTCGGTGTAGACTTGAGTCTGGGCGGTTTTAACATTACCTTCGACTGGTTCAAGAAAATGACCAAAGACCTGCTCTTCCAAAAACAAGTGCCCAAGTATAACGGTGGCGGCACTTATTGGGTGAACCAGGGCGAATTAAATAATACGGGAGTTGAATTTTCCGTCAATACCTTTCCGGTGAAAGGAACCGTGACTTGGGAAACAAGCTTCAATGCCGCTTATGTGAAGAATGAAGTAACCGACCTTGCCGGCAGCGATTTCGTACTGACAGCCAATTATAGTGACTTGGGCGGTGCGATGCAAATCATGAAACCCGGCTATCCGATGGGGTCTTTCTACGTATATCAGTGGAAAGGGTTCAATGACAAAGGTGCCAACCTTTATCAGAAAGCGGACGGCAGCCTGACAACCAGCCCCACCTCCGGAGATTTGGTAGTCAAAGGACAGGCAAGCCCGAAATGGACACTGGGATGGAATAACACAATCAGTTGGAAGAACTGGACTATCAACGTTTTCTTCAATGCCGCTACCGGATACAACCGTCTGAACATCAGCCGTTACACGACAGCATCCATGACGGGTAATTCACGTTTCGTCACCCTGCGCGATGCTTACTTCAAAGGTTGGGATCACGTAAACAACAAAGCAGAAGCAACTTACCCAAGCCTTACCAACACCGACAGCAAAAATTACGCCAACTCGGACTTCTGGTTGGAAGACGCTTCTTTCGTCAAATTGAAGAACATTAGCATTTCATACCGTATCCCGAGACGGGTCGCCAAATTTGCAAGCATACAATTGTCCGTCAGCGCACAGGATCTCTTTACAATCACGCGCTACAAAGGAATGGATCCCGAAGTTTACACGAGCTACGACGGTCTGGATTATGGCGCCTACCCTATCCCCCGTACAATTACTTTCGGTGCTAAAATCAGATTTTAA
- a CDS encoding energy transducer TonB — MKKIVFTLLLLTFSFRLMAQIDYLEPVRPFSTYKGELGEYYRNVFSLLNTGFQKQPYARFVAIPSFSPEYAMSVEKRNGRYTLVSNTLSRTYWQAEKGTVKVDTKSVVISASLYQSLGAIFRLVTEQIQDLDGSSAGLDGVVYYFFSTSVKGKEQMGRKWSPAKGTLMERLVLVCQSAYMLSKGENISEPTLAEEAAALLKKLQQRSNAEPDAYKKPMYVGIYQIGPRSQTLSGRQVEELAHFPDMNAEEYIAGQMIYPESLLEKNVSGYVLCEFTIDKEGVILRPHILRSTHPEFAEEALRIVKGMPKWSPALVGGKPSDSNYTLYIPFRPKSYRAK; from the coding sequence ATGAAAAAGATTGTTTTCACTCTTCTACTTTTGACTTTTTCTTTCCGCCTTATGGCTCAAATAGATTATTTGGAGCCGGTGCGACCTTTTTCTACTTATAAAGGCGAATTGGGCGAATATTATCGTAATGTGTTTTCTTTACTAAATACAGGCTTTCAAAAACAACCTTATGCGCGTTTTGTGGCTATCCCTTCCTTTTCACCCGAATATGCGATGTCGGTTGAGAAGAGGAACGGACGTTATACTTTGGTTTCAAATACATTGTCGCGCACCTATTGGCAAGCGGAGAAAGGGACGGTGAAAGTGGATACTAAATCAGTAGTAATCAGTGCATCGCTTTACCAGTCTTTGGGTGCTATTTTTCGTTTGGTCACTGAGCAGATACAGGATTTGGATGGTTCCAGTGCAGGTTTGGACGGGGTGGTGTATTATTTCTTTTCTACTAGTGTGAAAGGGAAGGAGCAGATGGGACGCAAGTGGTCGCCCGCCAAGGGAACTTTGATGGAACGGCTTGTGTTAGTTTGCCAGTCGGCATATATGTTGTCCAAAGGTGAGAATATCTCGGAGCCGACCTTGGCGGAAGAGGCTGCTGCCTTATTGAAAAAGTTGCAGCAACGCAGCAATGCAGAACCGGATGCTTACAAGAAACCGATGTATGTAGGCATTTATCAGATAGGTCCCCGTTCACAAACGCTTTCGGGTAGGCAAGTCGAAGAACTGGCTCACTTTCCGGACATGAATGCGGAAGAATATATCGCCGGACAGATGATTTATCCGGAAAGCCTTTTGGAAAAGAATGTATCAGGATATGTCCTCTGTGAATTTACTATTGACAAAGAGGGAGTGATTCTTCGTCCGCACATTCTGCGTTCCACTCATCCTGAATTTGCAGAAGAAGCACTTCGCATAGTGAAAGGGATGCCGAAATGGTCGCCTGCCCTTGTTGGGGGAAAGCCGTCGGATAGCAATTATACCTTGTATATTCCTTTCCGTCCGAAGAGTTATCGTGCCAAATAA
- a CDS encoding DUF4286 family protein, giving the protein MLIYNTTFQVDDEVHDNFLIWIKESYIPEVQKHGTLKTPRICRILSHREDGSAYSLQWEVESSGLLHRWHLEQGVRLNDELTKIFKDKVIGFPTLMEIIE; this is encoded by the coding sequence ATGCTGATTTATAATACTACTTTTCAGGTGGACGATGAGGTTCACGATAACTTTTTGATTTGGATAAAAGAATCCTATATCCCTGAAGTACAGAAACACGGTACATTAAAAACACCGCGAATTTGCAGAATTTTAAGCCATCGGGAAGATGGGAGTGCCTATTCTCTGCAATGGGAAGTGGAGAGCAGCGGATTGCTGCACCGCTGGCATCTGGAACAGGGAGTACGTTTGAATGACGAACTGACAAAAATATTTAAAGACAAGGTAATCGGTTTTCCGACATTAATGGAGATAATAGAGTGA
- the ruvC gene encoding crossover junction endodeoxyribonuclease RuvC — protein MIQPVKEKIILGIDPGTTIMGYGVLRIKGTKPEMIAMGIIDLRKFANHYLKLRHIHERVLGIIESYLPDELAIEAPFFGKNVQSMLKLGRAQGVAMAAALSRDIPITEYAPLKIKMAITGNGQASKEQVANMLQRMLRLSKEDMPVFMDATDGLAAAYCHFLQMGRPAVEKGYSSWKDFIAKNPDKVK, from the coding sequence GTGATTCAGCCGGTAAAGGAAAAGATAATTCTGGGGATTGACCCCGGTACGACAATCATGGGATATGGAGTTCTGAGAATAAAGGGAACCAAACCGGAAATGATTGCCATGGGGATTATCGACTTGCGCAAGTTTGCCAATCACTACTTGAAACTGCGTCATATCCACGAACGGGTATTGGGCATTATAGAAAGTTATCTGCCTGACGAGCTGGCTATTGAAGCTCCTTTTTTCGGCAAGAACGTCCAGTCTATGTTGAAGTTGGGACGTGCGCAGGGGGTAGCGATGGCGGCAGCATTGAGCCGTGACATCCCTATCACCGAATACGCCCCTTTGAAAATAAAAATGGCGATTACCGGAAACGGACAAGCGTCGAAGGAGCAGGTGGCGAATATGTTGCAGCGGATGCTTCGTCTCTCGAAAGAGGACATGCCTGTCTTTATGGATGCAACGGACGGTCTGGCTGCTGCCTACTGCCATTTTCTGCAAATGGGACGCCCTGCCGTAGAGAAGGGATACAGCAGTTGGAAGGATTTTATAGCGAAGAATCCGGATAAGGTAAAGTGA
- the pulA gene encoding type I pullulanase, with amino-acid sequence MGINYSAIVGVTTVATVMSCSSAKKEYASFELYPVRPGSLTEMEYEPEATTFTLWSPTAEEVRLMLYDEGDGGHAYETVKMEPGENGVWTTVVNKDLLDKFYTFNVKINDKWQGDTPGINAHAVGVNGKRAAIIDWKATNPEGWESDQRPPLKSPADMIIYEMHHRDFSVDSTSGIKNKGKYLALTEHGTMNSDKLLTGIDHLIELGVTHVHLLPSYDYASVDETKLDENQYNWGYDPLNYNVPDGSYATDPYQPATRAREFKQMVQALHKAGIRVIMDVVYNHTFNTVESNFERTVPGYFYRQKEDGTLANGSGCGNETASERPMMRKFMIESVLYWMEEYHIDGFRFDLMGVHDIETMNEIRKAVNEVDPTICIYGEGWAAETPQYPANSLAMKGNVARMPGIAVFSDELRDGLCGSVWEKTKGAFLAGVPGGENSVKFGIVGAVEHPQVRYDSVNYSQKPWAEQPVQMISYVSCHDGLCLTDRLKASMPGITPEQLVRLDKLAQTVVFTSQGIPFIYAGEEVMRDKQGVDNSYKSPDAVNAIDWRRKTTNGDVFMYYKRLIDLRKSHPAFRMGDADKVRKHLEFLPVEGKNLIAFRLKDHANGDRWGDIVVAYNSRTTPARLEVPAGKYTVVCKDGVIDVRGLGTQTGPEVIVPGQSALIMYR; translated from the coding sequence ATGGGAATTAATTATTCAGCAATAGTAGGGGTGACTACAGTGGCAACAGTGATGAGTTGTTCTTCCGCGAAAAAGGAATATGCTTCCTTCGAGCTATATCCGGTTCGTCCGGGAAGTCTTACGGAGATGGAGTATGAGCCGGAAGCAACTACGTTCACGCTCTGGTCGCCGACAGCCGAAGAAGTGCGCCTGATGCTTTATGATGAAGGTGATGGCGGTCATGCCTATGAGACAGTAAAGATGGAACCTGGCGAAAACGGAGTCTGGACGACCGTAGTGAACAAGGATTTGCTCGATAAATTCTATACCTTCAACGTGAAAATCAACGATAAATGGCAGGGAGACACACCGGGTATCAACGCCCATGCCGTCGGAGTGAACGGAAAACGTGCCGCTATCATTGACTGGAAAGCAACGAACCCCGAAGGGTGGGAGAGCGACCAGCGTCCGCCGTTGAAATCTCCTGCCGATATGATTATCTACGAAATGCACCATCGTGACTTTTCCGTCGATTCTACTTCGGGAATAAAGAACAAAGGAAAATACCTCGCGCTGACCGAACACGGCACGATGAATTCGGATAAGTTGCTGACCGGTATCGACCATCTGATTGAGTTAGGCGTGACACACGTGCATCTCCTTCCTTCCTATGACTATGCTTCCGTAGACGAAACAAAACTGGACGAAAACCAGTATAACTGGGGATATGACCCGCTGAACTACAATGTCCCGGACGGCTCGTACGCAACAGACCCTTATCAGCCTGCCACCCGTGCGAGAGAATTCAAGCAAATGGTGCAGGCCCTGCACAAAGCCGGTATCCGGGTGATAATGGACGTAGTCTACAATCATACCTTTAATACGGTGGAGAGCAACTTCGAACGTACCGTTCCCGGTTATTTTTACCGCCAGAAAGAAGACGGGACGTTGGCGAACGGTTCGGGATGCGGCAATGAGACGGCAAGCGAGCGCCCCATGATGCGTAAGTTTATGATAGAATCCGTTCTCTACTGGATGGAGGAGTATCATATCGACGGTTTCCGCTTTGACCTGATGGGAGTCCATGACATTGAGACAATGAACGAAATCCGCAAGGCGGTGAATGAAGTAGATCCTACTATCTGCATCTATGGGGAAGGTTGGGCAGCCGAAACTCCCCAATATCCTGCTAATTCCCTGGCAATGAAAGGAAATGTCGCCCGTATGCCGGGAATAGCTGTTTTCTCCGATGAACTGCGTGACGGGCTCTGCGGATCGGTCTGGGAGAAGACCAAAGGAGCTTTTCTTGCCGGCGTTCCGGGGGGAGAAAATAGCGTTAAGTTCGGTATTGTTGGAGCCGTAGAGCATCCGCAGGTACGTTATGATTCGGTGAATTACAGTCAGAAGCCGTGGGCGGAACAGCCTGTTCAAATGATTAGCTACGTCTCTTGCCACGATGGGTTATGTCTGACAGACCGCTTGAAAGCGAGTATGCCGGGGATTACTCCTGAACAGCTTGTACGTCTTGATAAATTGGCGCAGACGGTAGTCTTTACTTCGCAAGGTATTCCGTTTATCTATGCCGGAGAGGAAGTGATGCGTGACAAACAGGGAGTGGACAACAGCTATAAAAGCCCGGATGCAGTCAACGCTATTGATTGGCGACGCAAGACAACGAATGGAGACGTTTTCATGTATTACAAACGGTTGATTGACCTTCGTAAATCTCATCCTGCCTTCCGTATGGGAGATGCGGACAAGGTTCGGAAGCATTTGGAATTTCTTCCCGTAGAGGGCAAGAATCTGATTGCGTTCCGCCTGAAAGACCATGCGAACGGAGATCGTTGGGGCGATATTGTCGTAGCTTATAACTCCCGTACTACGCCTGCCCGTCTTGAAGTGCCTGCCGGCAAATACACAGTTGTGTGTAAAGACGGCGTGATAGACGTCCGCGGACTGGGAACGCAAACCGGTCCCGAGGTGATTGTTCCCGGTCAGTCTGCGCTGATTATGTACAGGTAA
- a CDS encoding sialate O-acetylesterase, translating into MNKYWFNKVGLVVVFLCFALVGGAKVKLPALVSDGMVLQRGEQVNLWGTAAPGETVNVAFLKKKYKTVADAQGNWKLMLPALKAGGPYTMTINDIELKDILVGDVWVCSGQSNMELPVARVTDRFRDEITADSNYPMVRYIKTPLLYDFHAPQTDIPGISWKAMTSENVMSFSALVYFFAKDFYQKTKVPVGVINSSVGGSPVEAWLSEEALRPFPSYLNEKRIYESDDLIASMKKEERKKSHAWNVALYQGDKGMHEATPWYADGYDDSDWQQTELFASGWATNGLNPINGSHWFRKDFQVSEQQAGEQATLRLGCIVDADSVYVNGTFVGTVSYQYPPRIYTIPAGLLRAGKNTVTIRLFSYGGHPHFVKEKPYKILFGKGQPEKGELEISLEGNWKYRLGAPMPAAPGQTAFHYKPAGLYNAMIAPLLNYTVSGIIWYQGESNVSRRNEYKALLSAMITDWRGRWNRPQMPFYIIELADFLSPEDKGGRAAWAEFRKAQAEVADTNTNVTLIKNSDLGEWNDIHPLDKKTLGQRLSRAIFQQRGN; encoded by the coding sequence ATGAATAAGTATTGGTTTAATAAGGTTGGGTTAGTAGTTGTGTTCCTTTGCTTCGCCTTGGTAGGCGGGGCAAAGGTTAAACTGCCTGCTCTCGTTTCCGACGGTATGGTACTTCAGCGCGGGGAACAAGTGAATCTTTGGGGAACGGCAGCTCCCGGTGAAACGGTGAATGTGGCTTTCTTGAAAAAGAAATATAAGACCGTTGCCGACGCACAAGGTAACTGGAAACTTATGCTGCCTGCATTGAAAGCGGGCGGGCCTTATACAATGACCATCAACGATATTGAATTAAAGGATATTCTTGTGGGGGATGTCTGGGTATGTTCCGGTCAGTCGAATATGGAATTACCGGTGGCACGGGTTACAGACCGGTTCCGGGATGAGATAACTGCTGATAGTAACTATCCGATGGTCCGTTATATAAAGACACCATTGCTTTATGACTTCCACGCTCCGCAGACGGATATTCCGGGAATTTCCTGGAAAGCGATGACTTCTGAAAATGTGATGTCCTTCTCCGCTTTGGTTTATTTCTTCGCCAAAGACTTCTATCAGAAAACGAAAGTCCCGGTAGGAGTGATAAACTCCAGTGTCGGCGGCTCGCCGGTAGAAGCATGGCTCAGTGAAGAAGCGTTGAGGCCTTTTCCATCTTATTTGAACGAAAAGCGTATCTACGAATCGGACGACTTGATAGCATCCATGAAGAAAGAGGAAAGAAAGAAGAGTCACGCCTGGAATGTGGCGTTATATCAAGGGGATAAGGGTATGCACGAAGCTACCCCTTGGTATGCAGACGGTTATGACGACAGCGACTGGCAACAAACCGAACTGTTTGCATCCGGTTGGGCGACTAACGGATTGAATCCGATTAATGGCTCTCATTGGTTTCGCAAGGACTTCCAGGTTTCCGAACAACAGGCGGGAGAACAGGCTACCCTTCGTTTGGGGTGTATCGTCGACGCGGATTCTGTATATGTGAACGGAACATTTGTGGGAACAGTTTCCTATCAATACCCGCCCCGTATTTACACCATCCCTGCCGGATTGCTGAGAGCAGGGAAGAATACGGTGACAATCCGGCTTTTCAGCTATGGCGGTCATCCTCATTTTGTAAAAGAGAAACCTTATAAGATTCTTTTCGGAAAAGGCCAACCGGAAAAAGGGGAGTTGGAGATAAGTCTGGAAGGCAACTGGAAATATCGTTTGGGTGCTCCCATGCCGGCTGCTCCGGGACAAACGGCTTTCCATTATAAACCGGCAGGACTTTATAATGCAATGATTGCCCCTTTGCTGAATTATACGGTATCCGGGATAATCTGGTATCAGGGTGAATCGAATGTATCACGCAGAAATGAATACAAAGCGCTGCTGTCTGCCATGATAACCGACTGGCGGGGACGTTGGAACCGACCGCAAATGCCTTTCTACATTATCGAACTGGCGGATTTCCTGTCTCCGGAAGATAAAGGCGGACGTGCTGCCTGGGCGGAATTCAGAAAAGCGCAGGCGGAAGTAGCCGATACAAATACCAATGTCACTTTAATTAAGAACAGTGACTTGGGCGAGTGGAATGATATTCATCCATTGGATAAAAAGACTTTGGGACAACGGCTTTCCCGAGCAATCTTTCAACAAAGGGGCAACTAA
- a CDS encoding MFS transporter yields the protein MKTQTQKVSMAEKIGYSLGDGSANLIFQMMMMFQLFFYTDVFGIKATAAGMILLVARIFDAFVDPVVGILSDRTNTRWGKYRPWLLWTAIPFAVFFILAFTTPDLSERGKILYAGITYTLLMSIYSFNNTPYSSLGGVMTSDIKERTSISSIRFVTATIATFVVQGLTLPLVSKFGQGDDQRGWFLTITLFAVIGVVLLVITFFSTKERITPPVGQKNSVKQDFVDIISSRPWKSMFVLTLFLFTTLAMWGSSMSYYFNYFVDKTALFDFLQNFGLVRVEGETYGMWHTFLDAFGLIAQPDHSNVFAVGFSLFNMIGQIITLAGVILLSGYLSNIFGKRNVFLICLALTALFTALFFVVEPTSIGTIFTINCLKSLAYAPTIPLLWAMMGDVADHSEWVNHRRATGFVFAGVVFALKAGLGIGGAICGAIVDSFGFISNMTQTESAILGIRLTSSVIPAITFFIGVIALFFYPISKRLNEHIQADLAKRRLENN from the coding sequence ATGAAAACACAGACTCAAAAAGTGTCGATGGCCGAGAAAATCGGTTATAGTTTGGGAGATGGTTCTGCGAACCTGATTTTCCAGATGATGATGATGTTCCAACTCTTCTTTTATACAGATGTGTTTGGAATCAAAGCAACAGCGGCGGGAATGATATTGCTGGTTGCGCGCATTTTCGATGCGTTCGTCGACCCCGTAGTAGGCATCTTGTCCGACAGAACAAATACCCGTTGGGGGAAATACCGCCCCTGGTTATTGTGGACGGCCATCCCTTTCGCCGTATTCTTCATCCTGGCATTTACGACACCCGATCTCAGTGAACGTGGTAAAATTCTCTATGCGGGTATCACTTATACCTTATTAATGTCCATTTACTCTTTCAATAACACACCTTACTCTTCCCTGGGTGGTGTAATGACCAGTGATATAAAGGAGCGTACCAGCATTTCATCCATCCGTTTCGTCACTGCTACGATAGCGACTTTCGTCGTACAAGGACTGACTTTGCCGCTAGTCTCCAAATTCGGACAGGGAGACGACCAGCGCGGGTGGTTCCTGACAATCACCTTGTTTGCCGTCATCGGAGTTGTTCTTTTGGTTATCACTTTCTTTTCTACCAAGGAACGTATCACTCCGCCTGTGGGACAGAAGAATTCTGTAAAGCAAGATTTTGTAGATATCATAAGTAGCCGTCCCTGGAAGTCCATGTTTGTCCTGACTCTGTTCCTGTTTACGACATTAGCCATGTGGGGCAGCAGTATGTCCTACTATTTTAATTACTTCGTCGACAAGACAGCCCTTTTTGACTTCCTGCAGAACTTTGGACTGGTGCGGGTAGAAGGGGAGACGTATGGTATGTGGCATACTTTTCTGGATGCTTTCGGCTTGATAGCGCAACCCGACCATAGCAATGTATTTGCCGTAGGTTTCAGTTTGTTCAATATGATAGGGCAGATTATCACTTTAGCGGGCGTAATTTTGCTTTCCGGCTATCTTTCCAATATCTTTGGCAAGCGGAATGTGTTCTTGATTTGTTTGGCACTGACCGCATTGTTTACAGCTTTGTTTTTCGTGGTAGAACCGACCAGCATTGGCACGATATTCACCATAAACTGTTTGAAGAGCCTGGCTTATGCGCCTACTATCCCGTTGCTTTGGGCGATGATGGGTGACGTGGCGGATCATTCCGAGTGGGTGAACCATCGTCGTGCTACGGGTTTTGTCTTTGCAGGAGTGGTCTTTGCCTTGAAGGCGGGACTGGGTATCGGCGGAGCTATCTGCGGCGCGATTGTCGATTCATTCGGTTTCATATCCAATATGACGCAGACGGAGAGTGCAATTTTGGGTATCCGCCTGACATCGAGCGTGATTCCTGCTATTACATTCTTTATCGGAGTGATTGCCCTGTTCTTCTATCCGATTTCAAAGAGATTGAATGAGCATATTCAGGCAGACCTGGCAAAACGAAGACTGGAAAATAATTGA